In Aspergillus fumigatus Af293 chromosome 4, whole genome shotgun sequence, one genomic interval encodes:
- the mfp gene encoding putative peroxisomal multifunctional beta-oxidation protein (MFP), which yields MSELRFDNQTVVVTGAGGGLGKAYATFFASRGANVVVNDLGVSHSGEGASSKAADVVVEEIRAAGGKAVANYDSVENGEAIIETAIKNFGRIDVLINNAGILRDVSFKNMKDQDWDLINKVHTYGAYKCARAAWPHFRKQKYGRIINTASAAGLFGNFGQANYSAAKLGQVGFTETLAKEGAKYNIIANVIAPIAASRMTATIMPPEVLENLKPDWVVPLVAVLVHPSNTTESGSIFEVGGGHMAKLRWERAKGALLKTDASLTPGAIARKWKDVYDYSQPEYPIGPADFMTLLENGMKTPSAPAGEEPDLKGKVALVTGGGNGLGRSYCLLFAKLGASVVVNDLVDPEPVVQEIKKMGGKAVGNKASCEDGDAVVKTAIDAFGRIDILVNNAGILRDKAFTNMNDDLWNAVINVHLRGTYKVTKAAWPHMLKQKYGRIVNTTSTSGIYGNFGQANYAAAKLGILGFSRALAIEGAKYNIKVNTIAPNAGTNMTRTIMPEEMVQAFKPDYVAPMVALLCSDMCPEPSSKGLYECGSGWFSSTRWQRSGGHGFPVDVKLTPETVLKNWKQITDFDDGRADHPQDSQAGTEKVMANMSNRSGGEGGNNILANIEKAKQATTEGTAFDYIDRDIILYNLSVGAKRTDLPLVYENNEHFQALPTFGVIPWFNTATPWNMDDIVANFSPMMLLHGEQYMEIRKFPIPTEAKTLTYPKLIDVVDKGKAALVVAGYTTKDAKTGEDLFYNESTVFIRGSGGFGGSPKPTASRPKGATAAYNPPKRQPDVVIEEKTSEDQAALYRLNGDRNPLHIDPEFSKVGGFKTPILHGLCSLGISGKHVFNKFGAFKSLKVRFAGVVLPGQTLKTEMWKEGNTVIFQTTVVETGKPAILGAGAELLEGAKAKL from the exons ATGTCTGAGCTGCGCTTTGACAACCAGACTGTCGTTGTTACAGGAGCTGGTGGTGGTCTTGGAAAGGCCTACGCTaccttcttcgcttccagagGTGCCAATGTCGTTGTAAACGATCTGGGTGTTTCCCACTCCGGTGAGGGGGCGTCATCAAAG GCTGCTGATGTAGTAGTTGAGGAGATTCGAGCGGCTGGCGGCAAGGCGGTAGCCAACTACGACAGCGTTGAGAACGGTGAAGCCATCATTGAGACAGCCATCAAGAACTTCGGCCGGATCGATGTTCTCATCAACAACGCCGGTATCCTCCGTGATGTCAGCTTCAAGAACATGAAGGATCAGGATTGGGATCTGATCAACAAAGTTCACACCTACGGTGCATACAAG TGTGCAAGAGCAGCATGGCCTCACTTCCGGAAACAAAAGTATGGTCGTATCATCAATACTGCTTCGGCAGCCGGTCTCTTCGGCAACTTTGGACAGGCGAACTACTCTG CTGCCAAGCTCGGCCAGGTCGGTTTCACTGAGACCCTTGCGAAGGAGGGTGCCAAGTATAACATCATTGCCAATGTTATCGCTCCCATCG CTGCGAGCCGTATGACCGCTACAATTATGCCACCTGAGGTTTTGGAGAACCTCAAGCCCGACTGGGTTGTTCCTCTTGTCGCCGTTCTGGTCCACCCCTCGAATACCACTGAGAGTGGCTCAATTTTCGAGGTCGGCGGTGGCCACATGGCCAAGCTCCGGTGGGAGCGTGCCAAGGGTGCGTTGTTGAAGACTGATGCTTCCCTGACTCCCGGGGCCATTGCAAGAAAGTGGAAGGATGTCTACGACTACTCTCAGCCGGAGTACCCTATCGGCCCCGCCGACTTCATGACCCTCCTGGAGAATGGGATGAAGACACCTAGCGCTCCCGCTGGAGAAGAGCCTGATCTGAAGGGCAAGGTTGCCCTCGTTACTGGCGGCGGTAATGG TCTGGGCCGCTCGTACTGTCTTCTGTTCGCTAAGCTCGGTGCATCCGTGGTGGTTAACGATCTGGTCGATCCCGAACCTGTCGTccaggagatcaagaagatgggtGGAAAGGCCGTTGGCAACAAAGCCTCCTGCGAGGATGGCGACGCCGTCGTCAAGACTGCCATTGATGCTTTCGGCCGCATTGACATCTTGGTCAACAACGCCGGTATCCTTCGTGACAAGGCCTTCACCAACATGAACGATGATCTCTGGAACGCTGTTATCAACGTTCATCTGCGTGGTACCTATAAGGTGACCAAGGCTGCCTGGCCCCACATGCTCAAACAGAAGTACGGTCGTATTGTCAACACCACTAGCACCAGCGGTATCTACGGCAACTTCGGACAGGCCAACTATGCTGCCGCG AAATTGGGTATCCTTGGTTTCTCCCGCGCTCTGGCCATTGAAGGTGCCAAGTACAACATCAAGGTCAACACCATTGCGCCTAACGCGGGCACCAACATGACCCGTACCATCATGCCCGAGGAGATGGTTCAGGCCTTCAAGCCCGATTATGTTGCTCCGATGGTTGCCCTTCTCTGCTCTGACATGTGCCCGGAGCCCAGCAGCAAGGGTCTCTACGAGTGCGGCAGCGGATGGTTCTCCAGCACTCGCTGGCAGCGCTCTGGCGGCCATGGATTCCCTGTGGATGTGAAGCTGACTCCTGAAACTGTTCTCAAGAACTGGAAGCAGATCACTGACTTCGATGATGGTCGTGCTGACCACCCCCAGGACAGCCAGGCTGGTACTGAGAAGGTGATGGCCAACATGTCCAACCGCAGTGGTGGTGAAGGTGGCAACAACATCCTCGCCAACATTGAGAAGGCCAAGCAGGCCACCACTGAGGGCACCGCTTTCGACTATATTGACCGCGACATCATCCTCTATAACCTCAGCGTTGGTGCCAAACGCACAGACCTTCCTCTGGTGTACGAGAACAATGAACACTTCCAGGCTCTCCCCACTTTCGGTGTGATCCCCTGGTTCAACACTGCCACCCCCTGGAACATGGACGACATAGTGGCCAACTTCTCTCccatgatgctgctgcacgGTGAGCAGTACATGGAAATTCGCAAGTTCCCCATCCCCACCGAGGCCAAGACCTTGACATACCCCAAGCTCATCGACGTGGTTGACAAGGGTAAGGCCGCTCTCGTTGTTGCTGGATACACAACCAAGGATGCCAAGACCGGAGAGGACCTGTTCTACAACGAGTCCACCGTCTTCATTCGTGGCAGCGGCGGCTTCGGTGGTTCGCCCAAGCCCACTGCTTCCCGCCCCAAGGGTGCCACGGCGGCTTACAACCCTCCCAAGCGCCAGCCTGATGTTGTGATCGAGGAGAAGACGTCCGAGGACCAGGCTGCTCTGTACCGTCTCAACGGTGACCGCAACCCTCTGCACATTGATCCCGAGTTCAGCAAGGTCGGTGGCTTCAAGACTCCTATCCTCCACGGACTGTGCTCGCTGGGTATTTCTGGCAAGCACGTCTTCAACAAGTTCGGTGCTTTCAAGAGTCTGAAGGTCCGCTTCGCCGGTGTCGTGCTGCCCGGTCAGACCCTGAAGACAGAGATGTGGAAGGAAGGAAACACAGTTATCTTCCAGACGACTGTTGTAGAGACCGGAAAGCCCGCCATCCTGGGCGCTGGTGCTGAGTTGTTGGAGGGAGCTAAGGCTAAATTGTAA